From a region of the Oryzias melastigma strain HK-1 linkage group LG4, ASM292280v2, whole genome shotgun sequence genome:
- the cpeb2 gene encoding cytoplasmic polyadenylation element-binding protein 2 isoform X4, translating into MTAAALAVCCPEVSGPLSRTSPPRRCRAPAGARPRPPSRGSAPLGPSRPTPLPHPRPSTPSTPTLLTRCPARIRRTASTQINVPQQPQSRRSPVSPQMHPQQGAFLQQRNNYNQHQPMVKPSPWGSHQGNGWGSGGMSWGRDHRRGSGMGVPGSISHVSPMKKPFSSNVIAPPKFPRSAGSLGPKSWIEENMFRTDSNSNTLLPLQDRSRMYDSLNMHSLESSLIDIMRAEQDPMKGRVGCPNPGADGLLMLNARGFGRRRGRSSLFPIDDNLLDDGPGSQGVPGVLGSPNCYPHQNGERIERFSRKVFVGGLPPDIDEDEITSSFRRFGHLVVDWPHKAESKSYFPPKGYAFLLFQEESSVQALIEACMEEDGKLYLCVSSPTIKDKPVQIRPWNLSDSDFVMDGSQPLDPRKTIFVGGVPRPLRAIELAMIMDRLYGGVCYAGIDTDPELKYPKGAGRVAFSNQQSYIAAISARFVQLQHGDIDKRVEVKPYVLDDQLCDECQGARCGGKFAPFFCANVTCLQYYCEFCWANIHSRAGREFHKPLVKEGADRPRQIHFRWN; encoded by the exons ATGACAGCAGCAGCCCTGGCAGTGTGCTGTCCGGAGGTCTCGGGGCCGCTTTCCCGAACCTCCCCTCCCAGGAGATGCAGAGCGCCAGCGGGGGCTCGTCCTCGCCCTCCCTCCCGGGGTTCGGCACCCCTTGGTCCGTCCAGACCAACTCCTCTCCCCCACCCGCGCCCATCAACCCCATCCACGCCAACGCTATTAACCAGATGCCCAGCACGGATTCGGAGAACAGCTTCTACCCAG ATAAATGTCCCCCAGCAGCCGCAAAGTCGCAGGTCCCCGGTCAGTCCGCAGATGCACCCCCAGCAGGGCGCCTTCCTGCAGCAGAGGAACAATTACAACCAGCACCAG CCCATGGTGAAGCCGTCTCCATGGGGAAGTCATCAGGGGAACGGCTGGGGCTCCGGTGGGATGTCCTGGGGCCGAGACCACCGCAGAGGGAGCGGCATGGGCGTGCCCGGCTCAATCAGTCACGTCTCGCCCATGAAGAAACCCTTCTCCAGCAATGTCATCGCTCCTCCCAAGTTCCCACGCTCGGCGGGATCGCTGGGGCCTAAGTCCTGGATAGAGGAGAACATGTTTCGCACAGACAGCAACAGCAACACCTTGTTGCCCCTGCAG GACCGCTCCAGAATGTACGATAGCCTGAACATGCACTCCCTGGAGAGCTCCCTGATTGACATCATGCGAGCTGAGCAGGATCCGATGAAAG GCCGTGTGGGATGCCCTAACCCCGGGGCTGACGGCCTTCTCATGCTCAATG CCAGAGGCTTCGGGAGGCGTCGAG GCCGGTCTTCCCTGTTTCCTATCGATGACAATCTCCTTGACGATGGTCCTGGGAGTCAGGGTGTCCCAGGAGTTCTCGGCTCCCCAAACTGTTACCCTCACCAGAACGGAGAGCGCATCGAGCGCTTCTCTCGTAAGGTTTTCGTTGGAGGCCTGCCTCCTGATATAGATGAAG ATGAAATAACATCAAGTTTCCGCCGCTTTGGTCACCTGGTTGTGGATTGGCCACACAAAGCGGAGAGCAAATCCTACTTTCCGCCTAAAG GATACGCGTTCCTGCTGTTCCAGGAGGAGAGCTCTGTCCAGGCTCTGATTGAGGCCTGCATGGAGGAGGACGGGAAGCTCTACCTGTGTGTGTCCAGCCCCACCATCAAAGACAAACCC GTGCAAATAAGACCATGGAACCTGAGTGACAGTGATTTCGTGATGGACGGTTCTCAGCCCCTCGATCCTCGCAAGACCATCTTTGTGGGTGGAGTCCCTCGCCCTCTGAGAGCAA TTGAGCTGGCCATGATTATGGACCGCCTCTATGGTGGAGTGTGCTACGCTGGCATCGACACAGATCCGGAGCTCAAGTACCCCAAAGGGGCGGGCCGAGTGGCCTTCTCCAATCAACAGAGTTACATCGCTGCCATCAGCGCCAGATTCGTCCAGCTGCAGCATGGCGACATTGATAAGCGG GTGGAGGTGAAGCCGTACGTCCTGGACGATCAGCTGTGCGATGAGTGTCAGGGCGCACGCTGCGGCGGGAAGTTTGCTCCTTTCTTCTGCGCTAACGTCACCTGTCTTCAGTACTACTGCGAGTTCTGCTGGGCCAACATCCACTCCCGGGCCGGGCGCGAGTTTCACAAGCCCCTGGTGAAGGAGGGAGCCGACCGGCCTCGACAGATTCACTTCCGCTGGAACTAG
- the cpeb2 gene encoding cytoplasmic polyadenylation element-binding protein 2 isoform X2 produces MQDEPVGVTSAQFPLSAEEEERRPAEQPSRSDQPLRSDYSRLSQQRAFPDAFCATQSICDLQHSRNIHAELITPPPLGHFSHLPVSRAELCASEPRGSPVGEAEADAASPSSTSVNLTNIQMDSPIAHHLNNGNDSSSPGSVLSGGLGAAFPNLPSQEMQSASGGSSSPSLPGFGTPWSVQTNSSPPPAPINPIHANAINQMPSTDSENSFYPGIPSSINPAFFQSFSPVSANPCAGINVQGFSGPFSPQINVPQQPQSRRSPVSPQMHPQQGAFLQQRNNYNQHQPMVKPSPWGSHQGNGWGSGGMSWGRDHRRGSGMGVPGSISHVSPMKKPFSSNVIAPPKFPRSAGSLGPKSWIEENMFRTDSNSNTLLPLQDRSRMYDSLNMHSLESSLIDIMRAEQDPMKARGFGRRRGRSSLFPIDDNLLDDGPGSQGVPGVLGSPNCYPHQNGERIERFSRKVFVGGLPPDIDEDEITSSFRRFGHLVVDWPHKAESKSYFPPKGYAFLLFQEESSVQALIEACMEEDGKLYLCVSSPTIKDKPVQIRPWNLSDSDFVMDGSQPLDPRKTIFVGGVPRPLRAIELAMIMDRLYGGVCYAGIDTDPELKYPKGAGRVAFSNQQSYIAAISARFVQLQHGDIDKRVEVKPYVLDDQLCDECQGARCGGKFAPFFCANVTCLQYYCEFCWANIHSRAGREFHKPLVKEGADRPRQIHFRWN; encoded by the exons ATGCAGGATGAGCCTGTGGGGGTGACAAGCGCGCAGTTCCCCCTGTCAGCCGAGGAAGAGGAGCGCAGACCTGCCGAGCAGCCGAGTCGCAGCGACCAGCCTCTGCGCTCGGATTACAGCCGCCTCAGTCAGCAGAGAGCTTTCCCCGACGCGTTCTGCGCCACGCAGTCCATCTGTGACCTTCAGCACAGCCGAAACATTCACGCAGAGCTGATCACGCCCCCACCGCTGGGACATTTCAGCCACCTGCCCGTCTCCAGAGCCGAGCTGTGCGCGTCCGAGCCCCGCGGCTCTCCTGTGGGAGAGGCTGAAGCCGATGCTGCGTCTCCATCCTCCACTTCCGTTAATCTGACCAACATCCAAATGGACTCCCCCATCGCCCACCACCTAAATAACGGCAATGACAGCAGCAGCCCTGGCAGTGTGCTGTCCGGAGGTCTCGGGGCCGCTTTCCCGAACCTCCCCTCCCAGGAGATGCAGAGCGCCAGCGGGGGCTCGTCCTCGCCCTCCCTCCCGGGGTTCGGCACCCCTTGGTCCGTCCAGACCAACTCCTCTCCCCCACCCGCGCCCATCAACCCCATCCACGCCAACGCTATTAACCAGATGCCCAGCACGGATTCGGAGAACAGCTTCTACCCAGGTATCCCTTCCTCCATCAACCCGGCCTTCTTCCAGAGTTTTTCGCCGGTGTCAGCTAATCCGTGCGCCGGGATTAATGTGCAGGGCTTCAGCGGTCCTTTCTCGCCTCAGATAAATGTCCCCCAGCAGCCGCAAAGTCGCAGGTCCCCGGTCAGTCCGCAGATGCACCCCCAGCAGGGCGCCTTCCTGCAGCAGAGGAACAATTACAACCAGCACCAG CCCATGGTGAAGCCGTCTCCATGGGGAAGTCATCAGGGGAACGGCTGGGGCTCCGGTGGGATGTCCTGGGGCCGAGACCACCGCAGAGGGAGCGGCATGGGCGTGCCCGGCTCAATCAGTCACGTCTCGCCCATGAAGAAACCCTTCTCCAGCAATGTCATCGCTCCTCCCAAGTTCCCACGCTCGGCGGGATCGCTGGGGCCTAAGTCCTGGATAGAGGAGAACATGTTTCGCACAGACAGCAACAGCAACACCTTGTTGCCCCTGCAG GACCGCTCCAGAATGTACGATAGCCTGAACATGCACTCCCTGGAGAGCTCCCTGATTGACATCATGCGAGCTGAGCAGGATCCGATGAAAG CCAGAGGCTTCGGGAGGCGTCGAG GCCGGTCTTCCCTGTTTCCTATCGATGACAATCTCCTTGACGATGGTCCTGGGAGTCAGGGTGTCCCAGGAGTTCTCGGCTCCCCAAACTGTTACCCTCACCAGAACGGAGAGCGCATCGAGCGCTTCTCTCGTAAGGTTTTCGTTGGAGGCCTGCCTCCTGATATAGATGAAG ATGAAATAACATCAAGTTTCCGCCGCTTTGGTCACCTGGTTGTGGATTGGCCACACAAAGCGGAGAGCAAATCCTACTTTCCGCCTAAAG GATACGCGTTCCTGCTGTTCCAGGAGGAGAGCTCTGTCCAGGCTCTGATTGAGGCCTGCATGGAGGAGGACGGGAAGCTCTACCTGTGTGTGTCCAGCCCCACCATCAAAGACAAACCC GTGCAAATAAGACCATGGAACCTGAGTGACAGTGATTTCGTGATGGACGGTTCTCAGCCCCTCGATCCTCGCAAGACCATCTTTGTGGGTGGAGTCCCTCGCCCTCTGAGAGCAA TTGAGCTGGCCATGATTATGGACCGCCTCTATGGTGGAGTGTGCTACGCTGGCATCGACACAGATCCGGAGCTCAAGTACCCCAAAGGGGCGGGCCGAGTGGCCTTCTCCAATCAACAGAGTTACATCGCTGCCATCAGCGCCAGATTCGTCCAGCTGCAGCATGGCGACATTGATAAGCGG GTGGAGGTGAAGCCGTACGTCCTGGACGATCAGCTGTGCGATGAGTGTCAGGGCGCACGCTGCGGCGGGAAGTTTGCTCCTTTCTTCTGCGCTAACGTCACCTGTCTTCAGTACTACTGCGAGTTCTGCTGGGCCAACATCCACTCCCGGGCCGGGCGCGAGTTTCACAAGCCCCTGGTGAAGGAGGGAGCCGACCGGCCTCGACAGATTCACTTCCGCTGGAACTAG
- the cpeb2 gene encoding cytoplasmic polyadenylation element-binding protein 2 isoform X1, which yields MQDEPVGVTSAQFPLSAEEEERRPAEQPSRSDQPLRSDYSRLSQQRAFPDAFCATQSICDLQHSRNIHAELITPPPLGHFSHLPVSRAELCASEPRGSPVGEAEADAASPSSTSVNLTNIQMDSPIAHHLNNGNDSSSPGSVLSGGLGAAFPNLPSQEMQSASGGSSSPSLPGFGTPWSVQTNSSPPPAPINPIHANAINQMPSTDSENSFYPGIPSSINPAFFQSFSPVSANPCAGINVQGFSGPFSPQINVPQQPQSRRSPVSPQMHPQQGAFLQQRNNYNQHQPMVKPSPWGSHQGNGWGSGGMSWGRDHRRGSGMGVPGSISHVSPMKKPFSSNVIAPPKFPRSAGSLGPKSWIEENMFRTDSNSNTLLPLQDRSRMYDSLNMHSLESSLIDIMRAEQDPMKGRVGCPNPGADGLLMLNARGFGRRRGRSSLFPIDDNLLDDGPGSQGVPGVLGSPNCYPHQNGERIERFSRKVFVGGLPPDIDEDEITSSFRRFGHLVVDWPHKAESKSYFPPKGYAFLLFQEESSVQALIEACMEEDGKLYLCVSSPTIKDKPVQIRPWNLSDSDFVMDGSQPLDPRKTIFVGGVPRPLRAIELAMIMDRLYGGVCYAGIDTDPELKYPKGAGRVAFSNQQSYIAAISARFVQLQHGDIDKRVEVKPYVLDDQLCDECQGARCGGKFAPFFCANVTCLQYYCEFCWANIHSRAGREFHKPLVKEGADRPRQIHFRWN from the exons ATGCAGGATGAGCCTGTGGGGGTGACAAGCGCGCAGTTCCCCCTGTCAGCCGAGGAAGAGGAGCGCAGACCTGCCGAGCAGCCGAGTCGCAGCGACCAGCCTCTGCGCTCGGATTACAGCCGCCTCAGTCAGCAGAGAGCTTTCCCCGACGCGTTCTGCGCCACGCAGTCCATCTGTGACCTTCAGCACAGCCGAAACATTCACGCAGAGCTGATCACGCCCCCACCGCTGGGACATTTCAGCCACCTGCCCGTCTCCAGAGCCGAGCTGTGCGCGTCCGAGCCCCGCGGCTCTCCTGTGGGAGAGGCTGAAGCCGATGCTGCGTCTCCATCCTCCACTTCCGTTAATCTGACCAACATCCAAATGGACTCCCCCATCGCCCACCACCTAAATAACGGCAATGACAGCAGCAGCCCTGGCAGTGTGCTGTCCGGAGGTCTCGGGGCCGCTTTCCCGAACCTCCCCTCCCAGGAGATGCAGAGCGCCAGCGGGGGCTCGTCCTCGCCCTCCCTCCCGGGGTTCGGCACCCCTTGGTCCGTCCAGACCAACTCCTCTCCCCCACCCGCGCCCATCAACCCCATCCACGCCAACGCTATTAACCAGATGCCCAGCACGGATTCGGAGAACAGCTTCTACCCAGGTATCCCTTCCTCCATCAACCCGGCCTTCTTCCAGAGTTTTTCGCCGGTGTCAGCTAATCCGTGCGCCGGGATTAATGTGCAGGGCTTCAGCGGTCCTTTCTCGCCTCAGATAAATGTCCCCCAGCAGCCGCAAAGTCGCAGGTCCCCGGTCAGTCCGCAGATGCACCCCCAGCAGGGCGCCTTCCTGCAGCAGAGGAACAATTACAACCAGCACCAG CCCATGGTGAAGCCGTCTCCATGGGGAAGTCATCAGGGGAACGGCTGGGGCTCCGGTGGGATGTCCTGGGGCCGAGACCACCGCAGAGGGAGCGGCATGGGCGTGCCCGGCTCAATCAGTCACGTCTCGCCCATGAAGAAACCCTTCTCCAGCAATGTCATCGCTCCTCCCAAGTTCCCACGCTCGGCGGGATCGCTGGGGCCTAAGTCCTGGATAGAGGAGAACATGTTTCGCACAGACAGCAACAGCAACACCTTGTTGCCCCTGCAG GACCGCTCCAGAATGTACGATAGCCTGAACATGCACTCCCTGGAGAGCTCCCTGATTGACATCATGCGAGCTGAGCAGGATCCGATGAAAG GCCGTGTGGGATGCCCTAACCCCGGGGCTGACGGCCTTCTCATGCTCAATG CCAGAGGCTTCGGGAGGCGTCGAG GCCGGTCTTCCCTGTTTCCTATCGATGACAATCTCCTTGACGATGGTCCTGGGAGTCAGGGTGTCCCAGGAGTTCTCGGCTCCCCAAACTGTTACCCTCACCAGAACGGAGAGCGCATCGAGCGCTTCTCTCGTAAGGTTTTCGTTGGAGGCCTGCCTCCTGATATAGATGAAG ATGAAATAACATCAAGTTTCCGCCGCTTTGGTCACCTGGTTGTGGATTGGCCACACAAAGCGGAGAGCAAATCCTACTTTCCGCCTAAAG GATACGCGTTCCTGCTGTTCCAGGAGGAGAGCTCTGTCCAGGCTCTGATTGAGGCCTGCATGGAGGAGGACGGGAAGCTCTACCTGTGTGTGTCCAGCCCCACCATCAAAGACAAACCC GTGCAAATAAGACCATGGAACCTGAGTGACAGTGATTTCGTGATGGACGGTTCTCAGCCCCTCGATCCTCGCAAGACCATCTTTGTGGGTGGAGTCCCTCGCCCTCTGAGAGCAA TTGAGCTGGCCATGATTATGGACCGCCTCTATGGTGGAGTGTGCTACGCTGGCATCGACACAGATCCGGAGCTCAAGTACCCCAAAGGGGCGGGCCGAGTGGCCTTCTCCAATCAACAGAGTTACATCGCTGCCATCAGCGCCAGATTCGTCCAGCTGCAGCATGGCGACATTGATAAGCGG GTGGAGGTGAAGCCGTACGTCCTGGACGATCAGCTGTGCGATGAGTGTCAGGGCGCACGCTGCGGCGGGAAGTTTGCTCCTTTCTTCTGCGCTAACGTCACCTGTCTTCAGTACTACTGCGAGTTCTGCTGGGCCAACATCCACTCCCGGGCCGGGCGCGAGTTTCACAAGCCCCTGGTGAAGGAGGGAGCCGACCGGCCTCGACAGATTCACTTCCGCTGGAACTAG
- the cpeb2 gene encoding cytoplasmic polyadenylation element-binding protein 2 isoform X3, with translation MTAAALAVCCPEVSGPLSRTSPPRRCRAPAGARPRPPSRGSAPLGPSRPTPLPHPRPSTPSTPTLLTRCPARIRRTASTQGFSGPFSPQINVPQQPQSRRSPVSPQMHPQQGAFLQQRNNYNQHQPMVKPSPWGSHQGNGWGSGGMSWGRDHRRGSGMGVPGSISHVSPMKKPFSSNVIAPPKFPRSAGSLGPKSWIEENMFRTDSNSNTLLPLQDRSRMYDSLNMHSLESSLIDIMRAEQDPMKGRVGCPNPGADGLLMLNARGFGRRRGRSSLFPIDDNLLDDGPGSQGVPGVLGSPNCYPHQNGERIERFSRKVFVGGLPPDIDEDEITSSFRRFGHLVVDWPHKAESKSYFPPKGYAFLLFQEESSVQALIEACMEEDGKLYLCVSSPTIKDKPVQIRPWNLSDSDFVMDGSQPLDPRKTIFVGGVPRPLRAIELAMIMDRLYGGVCYAGIDTDPELKYPKGAGRVAFSNQQSYIAAISARFVQLQHGDIDKRVEVKPYVLDDQLCDECQGARCGGKFAPFFCANVTCLQYYCEFCWANIHSRAGREFHKPLVKEGADRPRQIHFRWN, from the exons ATGACAGCAGCAGCCCTGGCAGTGTGCTGTCCGGAGGTCTCGGGGCCGCTTTCCCGAACCTCCCCTCCCAGGAGATGCAGAGCGCCAGCGGGGGCTCGTCCTCGCCCTCCCTCCCGGGGTTCGGCACCCCTTGGTCCGTCCAGACCAACTCCTCTCCCCCACCCGCGCCCATCAACCCCATCCACGCCAACGCTATTAACCAGATGCCCAGCACGGATTCGGAGAACAGCTTCTACCCAG GGCTTCAGCGGTCCTTTCTCGCCTCAGATAAATGTCCCCCAGCAGCCGCAAAGTCGCAGGTCCCCGGTCAGTCCGCAGATGCACCCCCAGCAGGGCGCCTTCCTGCAGCAGAGGAACAATTACAACCAGCACCAG CCCATGGTGAAGCCGTCTCCATGGGGAAGTCATCAGGGGAACGGCTGGGGCTCCGGTGGGATGTCCTGGGGCCGAGACCACCGCAGAGGGAGCGGCATGGGCGTGCCCGGCTCAATCAGTCACGTCTCGCCCATGAAGAAACCCTTCTCCAGCAATGTCATCGCTCCTCCCAAGTTCCCACGCTCGGCGGGATCGCTGGGGCCTAAGTCCTGGATAGAGGAGAACATGTTTCGCACAGACAGCAACAGCAACACCTTGTTGCCCCTGCAG GACCGCTCCAGAATGTACGATAGCCTGAACATGCACTCCCTGGAGAGCTCCCTGATTGACATCATGCGAGCTGAGCAGGATCCGATGAAAG GCCGTGTGGGATGCCCTAACCCCGGGGCTGACGGCCTTCTCATGCTCAATG CCAGAGGCTTCGGGAGGCGTCGAG GCCGGTCTTCCCTGTTTCCTATCGATGACAATCTCCTTGACGATGGTCCTGGGAGTCAGGGTGTCCCAGGAGTTCTCGGCTCCCCAAACTGTTACCCTCACCAGAACGGAGAGCGCATCGAGCGCTTCTCTCGTAAGGTTTTCGTTGGAGGCCTGCCTCCTGATATAGATGAAG ATGAAATAACATCAAGTTTCCGCCGCTTTGGTCACCTGGTTGTGGATTGGCCACACAAAGCGGAGAGCAAATCCTACTTTCCGCCTAAAG GATACGCGTTCCTGCTGTTCCAGGAGGAGAGCTCTGTCCAGGCTCTGATTGAGGCCTGCATGGAGGAGGACGGGAAGCTCTACCTGTGTGTGTCCAGCCCCACCATCAAAGACAAACCC GTGCAAATAAGACCATGGAACCTGAGTGACAGTGATTTCGTGATGGACGGTTCTCAGCCCCTCGATCCTCGCAAGACCATCTTTGTGGGTGGAGTCCCTCGCCCTCTGAGAGCAA TTGAGCTGGCCATGATTATGGACCGCCTCTATGGTGGAGTGTGCTACGCTGGCATCGACACAGATCCGGAGCTCAAGTACCCCAAAGGGGCGGGCCGAGTGGCCTTCTCCAATCAACAGAGTTACATCGCTGCCATCAGCGCCAGATTCGTCCAGCTGCAGCATGGCGACATTGATAAGCGG GTGGAGGTGAAGCCGTACGTCCTGGACGATCAGCTGTGCGATGAGTGTCAGGGCGCACGCTGCGGCGGGAAGTTTGCTCCTTTCTTCTGCGCTAACGTCACCTGTCTTCAGTACTACTGCGAGTTCTGCTGGGCCAACATCCACTCCCGGGCCGGGCGCGAGTTTCACAAGCCCCTGGTGAAGGAGGGAGCCGACCGGCCTCGACAGATTCACTTCCGCTGGAACTAG